The Danio rerio strain Tuebingen ecotype United States chromosome 1, GRCz12tu, whole genome shotgun sequence genome includes a region encoding these proteins:
- the zgc:153118 gene encoding uncharacterized protein LOC767704 precursor (The RefSeq protein has 6 substitutions compared to this genomic sequence), giving the protein MSLLLHLLMLSLLSAGSAKVVDDFEKSCGQFFANGKSPTKFTGDHYKQICQTLDNAVHFATLYDTYNKIPVYSAYVFEGLMGCTRLNSWYIEPQLDDDNNAEENMEFETFVDIGELGENQALNKDYYRSGFDRGHLAPVYHANSQECADATFTPTNAAPQNHSFNRVEWR; this is encoded by the exons ATGAGTCTTCTTCTTCATCTACTGATGCTGTCGCTTCTCTCTGCTGGATCAGCTAAAGTTGTGGATGATTTTGAGAAGAGCTGTGGTCAATTTTTTGCTAATGGAAAATCTCCAACAAAATTTACTGGAGATCACTACAAGCAGATCTGCCAAACTCTAGATAATGCTGTTTATTTTGCCACACTTTATGACACTCACAACAGAATCCCTGTGTACTCGGCCTACAAGTTTGAAGGGCTAATGGGCTGCACAAGACTAGACAAGTGGTACATTGAACCTCAA cttgatgatgataataatgcagAAGAAAACATGGAATTTGAAACATTTGTGGATATAGGGGAACTTGGAGAAAATCAAGCTCTCAATAAAGACTATTATAGATCTGGCTTTGACAGAGGTCATCTGGCTCCAGTTTACCATGCAAACTCTCAGGAGTGTGCAGACGCCACCTTCACTCCCACCAATGCTGCTCCACAAAACCACTCTTTCAACCGAGTTGAATGGAGGTAA
- the LOC101883376 gene encoding endonuclease domain-containing 1 protein-like, with protein MNLLLHLLMLSLLSAGSARVVQDFEKSCGQFFAKGKSPKGFTGAQYRQICQTLDNAVHFATLYDTYNKIPVYSAYVFEGLMGCTRLNSWYIEPQLDDNNGGANMAFSSTVKENYRGVHQALDKDYDKSGYDRGHLAPVYHANSQSCADATFTLTNAAPQEPNFNRGTWKALEGQIANDLFKTCTKKGCRVYVVTGVVPGNGQPVNNRVNVPSYFWTAFCCLNKNVCQFSEGAIGTNDNNGNIMPLSVAGLQNKLQQFYGKAITLFQ; from the exons ATGAATCTTCTTCTTCATCTGCTGATGCTGTCGCTTCTCTCTGCTGGATCAGCCAGAGTTGTGCAGGATTTTGAGAAGAGCTGTGGTCAATTTTTTGCAAAAGGAAAATCTCCAAAAGGATTTACTGGAGCGCAGTACAGGCAGATCTGCCAAACTCTAGATAATGCTGTTCATTTCGCCACACTTTATGACACTTACAACAAGATCCCTGTGTACTCGGCCTATGTGTTTGAAGGGCTAATGGGCTGCACAAGACTAAACAGCTGGTACATTGAACCTCAG CTTGATGATAATAATGGAGGAGCAAACATGGCATTTTCGAGCACCGTGAAAGAAAATTATCGAGGAGTTCATCAAGCTCTCGATAAAGACTATGATAAATCTGGCTATGACAGAGGTCATCTGGCTCCAGTTTACCATGCAAACTCTCAGAGCTGTGCTGACGCCACCTTCACTCTCACCAATGCTGCTCCACAAGAGCCCAATTTTAACCGAGGTACATGGAAGGCACTAGAGGGACAAATTGCCAATGATCTGTTCAAGACATGCACAAAAAAAGGCTGTCGTGTTTATGTTGTGACAGGGGTGGTACCAGGTAATGGACAACCAGTGAATAACAGAGTGAATGTACCTAGTTATTTCTGGACCGCTTTCTGCTGCTTAAACAAGAATGTGTGTCAGTTCTCTGAGGGAGCCATTGGAACCAATGACAATAATGGCAATATTATGCCATTGAGTGTGGCTGGTTTACAGAATAAGTTACAACAGTTTTATGGAAAGGCTATTACATTGTTTCAGTAG
- the LOC103911895 gene encoding endonuclease domain-containing 1 protein-like — MNLLLHLLMLSLLSSGSAEVVKNFQFDCIEFFAKGKSPTILAGDQYRQICQTLDGDEYHFATLYDTHNRIPVYSAYVFEGALSCDRRDKWYIEPQLDDIKAKPNMISEKELIKGLGDHQAVSKDYENSGFDKGHLAPVYHARSQDCADSTFTLTNAAPQVPKFNKGPWRALEKFLADKQLHNCLLQKYTPYVVTGVVPGRRTLNDRVNVPSHFWTAYCCLYKKKCEISEGFIGQNKNNVDIKGRTVEELEKELAELYKVKSFKLFK; from the exons ATGAACCTCCTTCTTCATCTACTGATGCTGTCACTTCTCTCAAGTGGATCAGCTGAAGTTGTGAAAAATTTTCAATTTGACTGTATTGAATTTTTTGCAAAAGGAAAGTCACCAACAATACTTGCTGGAGATCAGTACAGGCAGATCTGCCAAACTCTAGATGGAGATGAGTATCATTTCGCCACACTTTACGACACTCACAACAGGATCCCTGTGTACTCGGCCTATGTGTTTGAAGGGGCATTGAGCTGTGACAGACGAGACAAGTGGTACATTGAACCTCAA CTTGATGATATTAAAGCAAAACCAAACATGATTTCTGAGAAAGAGCTAATAAAAGGACTTGGAGATCATCAAGCTGTCAGTAAAGACTATGAAAATTCTGGTTTTGACAAAGGTCATCTGGCTCCAGTTTACCATGCGAGATCTCAGGACTGTGCTGACTCCACCTTCACTCTCACCAATGCTGCTCCACAAGTGCCCAAGTTTAACAAAGGTCCATGGAGGGCACTAGAAAAATTTTTAGCAGATAAACAACTCCACAACTGTCTACTACAAAAATACACTCCCTATGTAGTGACCGGAGTGGTGCCAGGCAGACGTACACTGAACGACAGAGTGAATGTGCCTAGTCATTTCTGGACTGCATACTGCTGCTTATACAAAAAGAAATGTGAAATCTCAGAGGGATTTATTGGACAGAACAAGAACAATGTTGATATCAAAGGAAGAACTGTGGAAGAGTTGGAGAAAGAGTTGGCAGAGCTGTATAAAGTAAAATCTTTTAAGTTGTTTAAATAG